A genomic window from Streptomyces sp. NBC_00234 includes:
- a CDS encoding bifunctional glycosyltransferase/CDP-glycerol:glycerophosphate glycerophosphotransferase, producing MSAPDFSCVVTGGGGAAALRASVDSVTAQSLRATEALVVLSADGDPGTRAAADALAAGSPGRVRVLVADEGADGGATTEAALRNAGLDAALGRHVLVLGEGERLQLHACRNLWEAAERTGADLVAGRWSRLTGEGTKEQEPSWQHQLFARSRTLDRFTEAPELTVRDALVTGFCVRREALEKHGLRYAEDLTRSEILFGPLAAAAAGRIALVRRLIVTGRAARGQDVPGTLRAHRAVCNTLVAQGLHDLCEQRERAFALDQLVPLARTFPRLPAAERDRIAAATAHGLTESVPAPVRETLPPLERVAVHLLAQGDAEAVLAAAYALSRPGAVAAPLVTGDDGRVRWPAPDTGRTPPVDLDVTELGHQYRTFGELRLMNRLTRCTTDNGQLLLEGHLVLPDHAGPGPGLPLTGELEFRVRDGSRAFRFPVGELVREATGIRWRAHADLTRVLRPLGARDTLWDARLFVGAGEEQCVSDLFAAHDLLDRADRFTARPRLGRLAGDTWEPYVTLKDHLALRLVARSRPARILRRLVHYATHFRPARKAQLLLKALRKKRDRWRSRAFKAPVYNTWLCRLPVRKGSVVFESHMGKCYGDSPRAVHEEVRRQGLGLRCVWSYESSPKGFPPDARLVRRWSWRYLWALARAEYWVDNQGFPQNLRKRPGTTYLQTWHGSAYKRMGFDETRVRMQNAPQRHRLQEAVHRFDHFLVRSEHDVNTLARAYRLPAERLLATGYPRNDALAAARARDETEGRLPRPALAEALGIPDHKKVVLYAPTFRGGPGKRKRRRLPLDVARFARRFGDEYTLLVRAHYLEAARLPVCPPGTVLDVSSHHDVTELLTIADVLVTDYSSIMFDYALLDRPVVLFAPDLDAYAEARGSYFDLREKAPGPVVETEGELFAVMGRLKATDVAFQEQRAAFAAEFGSYDKGDAARSVVRTVFARPLSRTAREAGR from the coding sequence ATGAGCGCACCGGACTTCAGCTGTGTGGTCACCGGCGGGGGAGGGGCCGCCGCACTGCGGGCGTCCGTCGACTCCGTGACCGCCCAGAGCCTTCGGGCCACCGAAGCCCTCGTCGTCCTTTCGGCCGACGGCGACCCGGGCACCCGGGCGGCGGCCGACGCGCTCGCCGCGGGCAGCCCCGGCCGGGTCCGCGTCCTCGTCGCGGACGAGGGTGCGGACGGGGGCGCCACCACGGAAGCGGCGCTGCGCAACGCCGGACTGGACGCGGCCCTGGGCCGTCACGTCCTCGTCCTCGGAGAGGGCGAACGCCTCCAGCTCCACGCCTGCCGCAATCTCTGGGAGGCCGCCGAACGCACCGGCGCCGACCTCGTGGCCGGCCGCTGGAGCCGGCTCACCGGGGAGGGCACGAAGGAGCAGGAGCCCTCCTGGCAGCATCAGCTCTTCGCCCGCTCCCGGACGCTCGACCGCTTCACCGAAGCCCCCGAACTGACCGTCAGGGACGCTCTGGTGACCGGTTTCTGTGTGCGCCGCGAAGCCCTGGAAAAGCACGGCCTGCGTTACGCGGAGGACCTCACCCGCAGCGAGATCCTCTTCGGACCCCTGGCAGCCGCCGCGGCCGGCCGGATCGCCCTCGTCCGCAGGCTGATCGTGACCGGGCGGGCGGCGCGCGGGCAGGACGTCCCCGGAACGCTCCGGGCCCACCGCGCCGTGTGCAACACCCTGGTCGCCCAAGGGCTGCACGACCTGTGTGAACAGCGCGAACGCGCCTTCGCCCTCGATCAACTGGTGCCGCTCGCCCGTACGTTCCCCCGGCTGCCCGCCGCCGAACGGGACCGGATCGCCGCGGCCACCGCCCACGGCCTCACCGAGAGCGTCCCCGCCCCGGTCAGGGAGACGCTGCCCCCACTCGAACGGGTCGCCGTGCACCTCCTCGCCCAGGGCGACGCGGAGGCCGTCCTCGCGGCGGCGTACGCGCTGAGCCGCCCGGGTGCCGTGGCCGCCCCCCTCGTCACCGGCGACGACGGACGCGTCCGCTGGCCCGCCCCGGACACCGGCCGGACGCCGCCCGTGGACCTCGACGTCACCGAACTGGGCCACCAGTACCGCACGTTCGGTGAGCTGCGGCTGATGAACCGGCTCACCCGCTGCACCACCGACAACGGGCAGCTGCTTCTCGAAGGGCACCTGGTCCTGCCCGACCACGCCGGCCCCGGCCCCGGGCTGCCCCTCACCGGAGAGCTGGAGTTCCGGGTGCGGGACGGCTCGCGCGCCTTCCGCTTCCCGGTCGGTGAGCTGGTTCGCGAGGCCACCGGCATCCGCTGGCGGGCCCACGCCGACCTCACCCGCGTCCTGCGCCCCCTCGGCGCACGGGACACGCTGTGGGACGCCCGCCTGTTCGTCGGGGCCGGTGAGGAGCAGTGCGTCAGCGACCTCTTCGCCGCCCACGACCTTCTCGACCGGGCCGACCGCTTCACCGCCAGGCCACGGCTCGGACGGCTCGCGGGGGACACCTGGGAGCCCTACGTCACGCTCAAGGACCACCTGGCGCTGCGCCTCGTGGCCCGCAGCCGCCCCGCCCGCATCCTGCGCCGCCTGGTCCACTACGCCACCCACTTCCGGCCCGCCCGCAAGGCCCAGCTCCTGCTGAAGGCCCTGCGCAAGAAGCGCGACCGCTGGCGCTCGCGCGCTTTCAAGGCCCCCGTCTACAACACCTGGCTCTGCCGGCTGCCCGTACGCAAGGGCTCCGTCGTCTTCGAGAGCCACATGGGCAAGTGCTACGGCGACAGCCCCCGCGCCGTCCACGAAGAGGTGCGCAGACAGGGCCTCGGACTGCGTTGCGTCTGGTCGTACGAGAGCTCCCCCAAGGGGTTCCCGCCCGACGCGCGGCTCGTACGGCGCTGGTCGTGGCGGTATCTGTGGGCCCTGGCCCGCGCGGAGTACTGGGTCGACAACCAGGGCTTCCCGCAGAACCTGCGCAAGCGTCCCGGCACGACGTATCTCCAGACCTGGCACGGCTCGGCGTACAAGCGCATGGGCTTCGACGAGACGCGCGTACGGATGCAGAACGCCCCGCAGCGCCACCGCCTCCAGGAGGCCGTGCACCGCTTCGACCACTTCCTCGTCCGCTCCGAGCACGACGTGAACACCCTCGCCCGCGCCTACCGGCTCCCCGCCGAACGGCTGCTGGCCACCGGATACCCCCGCAACGACGCCCTGGCCGCGGCGCGCGCCAGGGACGAGACCGAGGGGCGGCTGCCGCGCCCGGCGCTCGCCGAGGCACTCGGCATCCCCGACCACAAGAAGGTCGTGCTGTACGCGCCGACCTTCCGCGGCGGGCCCGGGAAGCGCAAGCGGCGGCGGCTCCCGCTGGACGTGGCGCGGTTCGCGAGGCGGTTCGGCGACGAGTACACCCTCCTCGTGCGGGCCCACTACCTGGAGGCCGCGAGGCTGCCCGTGTGCCCGCCCGGCACCGTGCTGGACGTCTCCTCGCACCACGACGTCACCGAACTCCTCACGATCGCCGACGTGTTGGTCACCGACTACTCGTCGATCATGTTCGACTACGCGCTGCTGGACCGGCCCGTCGTCCTGTTCGCGCCCGACCTCGACGCGTACGCCGAAGCCCGGGGCAGCTACTTCGACCTGCGGGAGAAGGCACCCGGTCCGGTGGTGGAGACGGAGGGCGAACTGTTCGCGGTGATGGGCCGGCTGAAGGCCACCGACGTCGCGTTCCAGGAGCAACGCGCCGCTTTCGCCGCGGAGTTCGGCAGCTACGACAAGGGCGACGCGGCCCGTAGCGTCGTCCGCACCGTCTTCGCCCGCCCCCTCTCTCGTACCGCCCGGGAGGCCGGCCGATGA